One genomic segment of Aquipluma nitroreducens includes these proteins:
- a CDS encoding NIPSNAP family protein yields the protein MTRLTKKFRRTSILIVIFILSFSASIFAASRDYYQIQVYRLTGKVQEEKIDNFLKNAYLPALHRAGIAKVGVFKPIESDTTSGKRIYIWISFTSPDHFAKIQDVLASDKEYQTKGIDFLGAPFDNVPFFRKESILLKAFPDAPNYFIPNHKTAPSERIYELRSYEGPTENLFRQKVKMFNEGGEIKLFKSLDFNAVFYAEVISGSTMPNLMYLTTFADMSAHDAHWDAFRAHPEWKALSALPEYKNTVSKSVKLLLHPTDYSDF from the coding sequence ATGACCCGACTTACCAAAAAATTCAGAAGAACATCAATCTTGATTGTTATTTTCATTTTGTCCTTTTCGGCTTCAATTTTTGCAGCCTCACGCGATTATTACCAGATTCAGGTTTACCGCCTAACCGGAAAAGTGCAGGAAGAAAAGATCGATAATTTCCTAAAGAACGCCTATTTACCCGCTTTGCATCGTGCCGGAATCGCCAAAGTAGGTGTATTTAAACCAATCGAAAGCGACACCACATCAGGGAAACGTATTTATATCTGGATCTCTTTTACATCGCCCGATCATTTTGCAAAAATTCAGGATGTTTTAGCCTCTGACAAGGAATACCAAACGAAAGGCATCGATTTTTTGGGAGCTCCATTCGACAATGTGCCTTTTTTCCGCAAAGAATCCATTCTGCTGAAAGCCTTTCCGGATGCACCAAACTATTTTATTCCAAACCACAAAACAGCACCGTCAGAGCGGATTTACGAACTGCGAAGCTACGAGGGGCCTACCGAAAACTTATTCAGGCAGAAAGTGAAAATGTTTAATGAAGGGGGCGAAATCAAACTTTTTAAAAGTCTCGATTTTAATGCTGTTTTTTATGCTGAAGTGATTTCGGGCAGCACAATGCCTAACCTGATGTACCTCACTACTTTTGCCGACATGTCAGCTCACGATGCGCATTGGGATGCTTTCAGAGCTCATCCGGAATGGAAAGCATTATCAGCATTGCCAGAATACAAAAACACGGTTTCCAAATCGGTGAAACTATTACTGCACCCAACCGATTATTCCGATTTTTAG
- the guaA gene encoding glutamine-hydrolyzing GMP synthase, translating into MQEKILILDFGSQYTQLIGRRVRELNVYCEIYPYNHYPTIDESVKGVILSGSPFSVRDADAPKPDLSLIKGKMPLLGVCYGAQYLSHYFGGEVAPSNSREYGRANLGFVDNSNPLFKNIGQHSQVWMSHGDTIVRIPENYKVIASTADVEYAAYQIEGEETFAIQFHPEVYHTTEGTQLLQNFVVDICGCKQDWTPASFIETTVKELKAKLGNDRVVLGLSGGVDSSVAAVLLHRAISKNLTCIFVDNGLLRKDEFQQVLDSYQHMGLNVIGVDASQKFWDDLAGVREPEAKRKIIGRDFIEVFDVEAHKIKDVKWLAQGTIYPDVIESVSVNGPSATIKSHHNVGGLPEKMNLKVVEPLKLLFKDEVRRVGKALDMKPELLGRHPFPGPGLGIRILSDVTPEKVRVLQEADAIFINGLKEWGLYDKVWQAGVMLLPVQSVGVMGDERTYENVVALRAVASTDGMTADWVHLPYEFLAKMSNEIINKVRGINRVVYDISSKPPATIEWE; encoded by the coding sequence ATGCAGGAAAAAATTCTAATCCTCGATTTTGGTTCGCAGTACACTCAATTGATTGGCCGTCGCGTCAGAGAGTTAAATGTTTATTGCGAAATTTATCCATATAATCATTATCCAACTATTGATGAGAGTGTTAAAGGGGTTATCCTATCTGGAAGTCCGTTTTCGGTTCGCGATGCCGATGCGCCAAAGCCTGATTTGTCGCTGATCAAAGGGAAAATGCCTTTGTTGGGTGTTTGCTACGGAGCACAATACTTATCTCACTATTTTGGTGGCGAAGTTGCACCTTCGAATTCACGCGAATACGGGCGTGCCAACCTTGGCTTTGTTGACAATTCGAATCCGTTATTTAAGAACATTGGTCAACATTCGCAGGTGTGGATGTCGCATGGCGATACCATTGTTCGCATTCCTGAAAATTACAAGGTAATTGCCAGCACTGCCGATGTAGAATATGCCGCCTACCAGATTGAAGGTGAAGAAACATTTGCCATTCAGTTCCATCCTGAAGTTTATCATACGACCGAAGGAACCCAGCTTTTGCAGAACTTTGTGGTTGATATTTGTGGCTGTAAGCAAGACTGGACGCCTGCTTCGTTTATCGAAACAACCGTAAAGGAACTGAAAGCCAAATTAGGCAACGATAGGGTGGTGCTTGGCCTTTCAGGCGGAGTTGATTCGTCGGTAGCCGCTGTACTTTTGCATCGTGCCATTAGCAAGAACCTAACCTGTATTTTTGTGGATAATGGCTTGTTGCGTAAAGATGAGTTTCAACAGGTGCTCGATTCATATCAACACATGGGACTGAATGTCATTGGTGTTGACGCCAGTCAAAAATTCTGGGATGATCTGGCTGGGGTTAGAGAGCCGGAAGCAAAGCGTAAAATTATTGGCCGCGATTTCATCGAAGTGTTCGATGTGGAAGCTCACAAAATAAAAGATGTAAAATGGTTGGCGCAGGGTACTATTTATCCTGATGTAATCGAATCTGTTTCGGTGAACGGACCATCGGCAACCATAAAATCGCATCACAACGTGGGTGGATTACCCGAGAAAATGAACCTGAAAGTGGTTGAACCGTTGAAGTTGCTTTTCAAGGACGAAGTTCGCAGGGTAGGGAAGGCCTTGGATATGAAACCAGAGCTATTAGGTCGTCACCCTTTCCCCGGACCAGGATTGGGCATCCGGATCTTGAGCGATGTGACTCCCGAAAAAGTGCGTGTTCTTCAGGAAGCTGATGCAATCTTTATTAATGGACTGAAAGAATGGGGCTTATACGACAAAGTTTGGCAGGCTGGCGTGATGTTACTTCCAGTACAGTCAGTTGGTGTAATGGGCGATGAGCGTACTTACGAAAACGTAGTCGCGTTGCGTGCAGTCGCTTCAACCGATGGAATGACAGCCGATTGGGTACATTTGCCTTACGAATTTCTTGCAAAGATGTCGAACGAAATCATTAACAAAGTGCGTGGAATCAACCGCGTAGTTTACGACATCAGCTCAAAACCACCAGCAACCATCGAGTGGGAATAG
- a CDS encoding CotH kinase family protein, translated as MTFKLRCAFFFIFFSFFSSSVFSQIYFTSSNLPLVVINTNGKQIIDDPKIIADMGIIWNGSGKRNSLSDPKNNYNGKIGIEIRGSSSQTFPKKSYGLETKSNDLVTTDYSLLGMPEENDWILYAPYTDKTMIRNVLTYILDASFGHWSPRCRFVELFLNGSYEGVYVLMEKVKRNKNRVDIAKLTTTDNSGEDLTGGYIIKIDKTTGSSGAGWYSNYSNVSGFTYYQYDYPKSDVITSSQRTYIQNYTRSLETALYQGKYSGTGSYHDFLNDSSFVDFMIINELAKNVDGYRLSSYLYKGKNDRMNCGPIWDFNLGYGNADYYNAWTPYGFQYQANLGADNWQNPFWWNKLMADQSFVSKLKKRWSLLRKNELSNQRITFVIDSLTNVIAEAKDRNYQRWPIMGVEIWPNYYVGYSYTSEVDWMKNWISDRVTYLDYHWPYNFTGTDDHLVSQSKSIFPNPFSDQITIHLATDNNGSGWAEIYNMSGALQLKSNVMIQKGLIQLEFSGRNTLSSGLYLLKISQNNRILLSEKVVRR; from the coding sequence ATGACTTTTAAGCTGAGGTGTGCCTTCTTTTTTATATTTTTTTCGTTCTTTTCGTCCTCTGTCTTTTCTCAGATCTATTTTACTTCATCAAATCTTCCTTTGGTTGTAATCAACACCAATGGTAAACAAATAATTGACGATCCAAAGATTATTGCTGATATGGGAATCATTTGGAATGGATCTGGTAAACGGAACTCGCTGAGTGATCCAAAGAATAATTACAATGGTAAAATTGGGATCGAAATCAGGGGGTCATCTTCGCAAACGTTCCCCAAAAAAAGCTATGGACTTGAAACGAAATCCAATGATTTGGTAACAACTGATTACTCATTACTAGGTATGCCAGAGGAAAATGACTGGATTCTTTATGCTCCGTACACCGATAAAACAATGATTCGTAATGTTCTCACCTATATACTCGATGCTTCATTTGGACATTGGTCGCCCCGATGTCGGTTTGTCGAACTTTTTCTGAACGGAAGTTATGAAGGCGTTTATGTTCTGATGGAAAAAGTCAAGCGAAATAAGAACCGGGTTGATATTGCAAAATTAACTACAACTGATAATTCAGGAGAAGACCTGACCGGCGGGTACATTATCAAAATTGATAAAACTACTGGTAGTTCTGGAGCTGGTTGGTATTCAAATTATTCAAATGTATCAGGATTTACGTATTATCAATATGATTATCCGAAATCAGACGTAATAACTTCGTCACAACGAACATATATTCAGAATTATACAAGGAGTTTGGAGACTGCTTTGTACCAGGGAAAGTATTCTGGGACGGGAAGTTATCATGATTTTCTGAACGACTCGTCGTTTGTCGATTTCATGATTATTAATGAATTAGCCAAAAATGTGGATGGTTACCGCTTGAGTTCGTATTTATACAAAGGGAAAAACGACCGGATGAATTGTGGCCCGATTTGGGATTTTAATCTAGGCTACGGAAATGCTGATTATTACAATGCCTGGACGCCTTATGGATTTCAATATCAGGCTAATCTTGGTGCCGATAATTGGCAAAATCCATTTTGGTGGAACAAATTAATGGCTGACCAGTCATTTGTATCGAAGCTAAAAAAACGCTGGAGCCTACTCCGCAAAAATGAACTTTCAAACCAGCGTATCACTTTTGTTATCGACAGCCTGACCAATGTGATTGCAGAAGCCAAAGATCGCAATTATCAACGCTGGCCCATTATGGGTGTTGAAATATGGCCAAATTATTACGTGGGTTATTCATACACTTCAGAGGTTGACTGGATGAAAAACTGGATCTCGGATCGTGTGACCTACCTCGACTATCATTGGCCATACAATTTTACTGGTACCGACGATCATTTGGTTTCACAATCAAAATCTATTTTTCCGAACCCATTTTCTGATCAGATAACCATTCATCTGGCAACGGACAATAATGGTTCCGGTTGGGCCGAAATTTATAATATGAGCGGAGCTTTACAACTGAAATCAAATGTAATGATTCAGAAAGGCTTGATTCAGCTTGAGTTTTCAGGAAGAAATACATTGAGTAGCGGATTGTATCTGCTGAAGATTAGTCAAAATAATCGTATTTTATTGAGTGAAAAAGTGGTTAGACGGTAA
- a CDS encoding 3-keto-disaccharide hydrolase: MKSVLFTAVGVLAITATFAQGRTDFPMKPEMTEIWDPEISVVTPGATPQDAPADAIVLFDGKVIASEWTNDAGAEPGWKVADGCVTVVKGSGVIKTKRQFNDFQLHIEWRTPAEVVGESQGRGNSGIFLQGLYELQVLDNYNNRTYRNGQAGSFYKQYPPLVNVCKGPGVWQVYDVIYTAPRFNANGTYFTPPTVTVLQNGVLVQNHVALRGPTEYIGIPEYFEKPHGAGPIILQDHGNPVSYRNIWIREL, translated from the coding sequence ATGAAAAGTGTATTGTTTACAGCAGTTGGTGTATTAGCCATAACTGCAACTTTTGCCCAGGGAAGAACTGATTTCCCTATGAAACCTGAAATGACTGAAATCTGGGATCCGGAAATTTCAGTAGTTACTCCCGGTGCAACACCACAGGATGCCCCGGCGGATGCCATTGTGCTTTTTGATGGGAAAGTAATTGCTTCGGAGTGGACCAATGATGCAGGCGCAGAACCCGGCTGGAAAGTTGCCGATGGTTGTGTTACCGTAGTTAAAGGTTCAGGCGTTATTAAAACAAAAAGACAATTCAACGATTTTCAGCTTCACATCGAATGGAGAACTCCTGCTGAAGTAGTTGGCGAAAGTCAGGGACGTGGAAATAGTGGTATTTTCCTTCAGGGATTGTATGAATTACAGGTATTAGACAACTATAATAATCGCACTTACCGTAATGGTCAGGCCGGAAGTTTCTACAAACAATATCCACCTTTGGTAAATGTTTGTAAAGGCCCTGGTGTATGGCAGGTTTATGATGTTATTTATACTGCACCCCGCTTTAATGCAAATGGCACTTATTTTACACCTCCAACTGTAACTGTTTTGCAGAATGGTGTATTGGTTCAAAATCATGTGGCGTTACGCGGGCCAACCGAGTATATTGGTATTCCTGAGTATTTCGAAAAACCTCACGGAGCTGGGCCAATCATTCTTCAGGATCACGGTAATCCGGTTAGTTACCGCAATATTTGGATACGAGAATTGTAA
- the rfbD gene encoding dTDP-4-dehydrorhamnose reductase codes for MKTKVLVTGAKGQLGSEIQKISGSFPEIDFYFTDVEELDITDPWKVADYLILNKPQFLVNCAAYTAVDKAETDLETATLLNATAVGILAEQAADIGCKIIHVSTDYVFNGRGPRPYREDDRVDPRSVYGSTKLEGEVLCMKNNPEYMIIRTSWLYSAFGTNFVKTMVRLGGEKTELGVIADQIGSPTNAADLADAILTIISSVISAEKQFVPGIYHYSNEGVASWYDFTKAIFDIAKINCLVKPIASEDYPSPVQRPAYSVMNKSKIKLNFGLQIPHWRDSLTEYFQKRNNDMATNQEVLENVKLRAAEWLTDVYDEATKAEVRRMLSNEDPTELIDSFYRDLEFGTGGLRGIMGAGINRMNIYTVGAATQGLSNYLKKEFAGLPEIKVAICYDCRNNSRLFSETSADIFSANGIKVFLFEDLRPTPELSFAIRELGCQSGIILTASHNPKEYNGYKAYWDDGSQIVSPHDENIIDEVLKVKAIDIKFKGDKSLITILGADMDNLFLEKVKSVSISPEVVQRQKDLKIVYTPIHGTGVRMIPAALRAFGFANIINVPEQDVVSGDFPTVVSPNPEETAALSMAIAKAVEVDADVVLASDPDADRIGVAVKNDKGEFVILNGNQTALVFIFYIISKRRESNKLLGNEFIVKTIVTTELIAKIAERNNVDFYDVFTGFKYIAEVIRDLEGKKVYIGGGEESFGFMPADFVRDKDAVSSCALMAEIVAWAKDQGKSLYEMLLDIYLKYGYSREKMKYVVRKGKTGAEEIQQMMVNFRTNPPKELGGSKLKIVKDYETLIAKNLLSREETKIDQKTTSNVLQFFTEDGTKISVRPSGTEPKIKFYFEVAGEFTKRADYDTVEKLADEKIEAIMQELDL; via the coding sequence ATGAAAACGAAAGTATTGGTTACTGGCGCAAAAGGACAATTGGGATCCGAAATCCAAAAAATCTCAGGATCATTTCCTGAAATAGATTTCTATTTTACTGATGTTGAGGAACTTGATATTACAGATCCCTGGAAAGTGGCTGATTATCTGATCCTAAATAAACCACAATTTCTGGTTAATTGCGCAGCTTATACTGCTGTTGATAAGGCTGAAACTGATTTAGAGACTGCAACTCTTCTGAATGCGACTGCCGTTGGTATTTTAGCCGAACAAGCTGCCGACATTGGCTGTAAAATAATCCACGTCTCTACTGATTATGTATTCAACGGTAGGGGTCCCAGGCCTTACAGGGAAGATGACCGGGTTGATCCGAGGTCAGTATATGGTAGTACTAAGCTGGAAGGCGAGGTTTTGTGCATGAAAAACAACCCTGAATACATGATCATCCGGACTTCGTGGTTGTATTCGGCTTTTGGTACTAATTTCGTGAAAACAATGGTTCGTTTGGGTGGCGAAAAAACTGAGCTTGGAGTTATTGCTGATCAGATTGGTAGTCCAACCAATGCTGCCGATTTGGCTGATGCAATTTTAACGATAATTTCATCTGTCATAAGTGCCGAAAAGCAGTTTGTCCCTGGAATATACCACTATTCTAACGAGGGCGTTGCTTCGTGGTACGATTTTACAAAGGCAATTTTCGATATTGCAAAAATCAATTGTTTGGTGAAACCGATTGCATCCGAAGATTATCCTTCTCCGGTTCAGCGGCCAGCCTATAGCGTCATGAATAAATCGAAAATTAAACTTAATTTTGGCTTACAAATTCCACATTGGAGAGACAGTTTAACCGAGTATTTTCAGAAAAGAAATAACGATATGGCAACAAATCAGGAAGTATTGGAAAATGTAAAATTGAGGGCTGCTGAATGGCTCACTGATGTTTACGATGAAGCAACAAAGGCTGAAGTTCGCAGGATGCTTAGCAATGAAGATCCAACCGAATTGATTGATTCTTTTTACCGCGATCTTGAATTTGGTACTGGTGGTTTGCGCGGTATCATGGGTGCCGGAATCAACCGCATGAATATTTATACCGTCGGAGCTGCCACCCAGGGATTAAGTAATTATCTCAAAAAAGAGTTTGCTGGTCTTCCTGAAATTAAAGTTGCAATTTGCTACGATTGCCGCAACAACAGCCGTTTGTTTTCCGAAACCAGCGCTGATATTTTTTCAGCAAATGGAATCAAGGTTTTCCTTTTCGAAGATTTACGTCCAACTCCGGAATTGTCGTTTGCAATTCGCGAGTTAGGTTGCCAGAGCGGAATTATCCTGACCGCATCGCACAACCCAAAGGAATACAATGGCTATAAAGCATACTGGGACGATGGATCACAGATTGTTTCGCCACACGATGAAAACATCATTGACGAGGTATTGAAAGTAAAAGCTATTGATATTAAATTCAAGGGAGATAAAAGCCTAATTACCATTTTGGGCGCCGATATGGATAACCTTTTCCTCGAAAAAGTGAAGAGTGTTTCTATTTCTCCGGAAGTTGTTCAGCGGCAAAAGGACTTAAAAATAGTTTATACGCCAATTCATGGAACTGGCGTTCGCATGATTCCTGCCGCCTTGCGTGCATTTGGCTTTGCCAATATTATCAATGTTCCTGAACAGGATGTGGTAAGTGGTGATTTTCCAACGGTTGTTTCACCAAATCCGGAAGAAACTGCAGCGCTTTCAATGGCAATAGCAAAAGCTGTTGAAGTTGATGCCGATGTGGTATTGGCTTCCGATCCTGACGCTGACCGGATTGGAGTTGCAGTTAAAAATGACAAGGGCGAATTTGTTATTTTGAACGGAAACCAGACCGCTTTGGTATTTATTTTTTACATTATTAGTAAGCGTAGGGAGAGTAACAAGCTTTTGGGCAACGAGTTTATCGTAAAAACCATTGTAACTACAGAACTGATTGCAAAAATTGCAGAACGGAATAACGTCGATTTTTATGATGTGTTTACCGGCTTTAAATACATTGCTGAAGTCATTCGCGATCTGGAAGGCAAAAAAGTTTACATTGGTGGGGGCGAAGAAAGCTTCGGTTTTATGCCTGCCGATTTTGTTCGCGATAAAGATGCCGTTTCGTCGTGCGCGTTGATGGCCGAGATCGTTGCCTGGGCAAAAGATCAGGGCAAATCGTTGTACGAAATGCTTCTGGATATCTATCTGAAATATGGCTATTCGCGCGAAAAAATGAAATATGTGGTGCGCAAAGGAAAAACCGGAGCCGAAGAAATTCAGCAGATGATGGTTAACTTCCGCACCAATCCACCAAAAGAACTGGGTGGCTCAAAACTGAAAATTGTAAAAGATTACGAAACTTTAATTGCAAAAAATCTTCTTTCCCGGGAAGAGACTAAGATCGATCAGAAAACAACCTCGAATGTATTGCAGTTTTTTACCGAAGACGGAACAAAAATATCTGTTCGTCCATCAGGAACTGAGCCAAAGATTAAATTCTATTTCGAGGTTGCAGGTGAATTTACTAAACGTGCCGACTACGACACTGTTGAGAAATTGGCTGATGAAAAGATTGAAGCCATAATGCAAGAGCTTGATTTGTAA
- the rfbC gene encoding dTDP-4-dehydrorhamnose 3,5-epimerase: MKIIETPITGLLIIEPRVFADERGYFFESFSATKFAENGLISDFVQDNESKSHYGVIRGLHYQLAPYAQTKLIRVVRGTVYDVAVDLRAGSPTFGRWYGVIVSASNKRQFYIPKGFAHGFSVLSEYAIFSYKCDEFYNPKAERGIRFDDPALNIDWRLPAELGVISEKDKIHPFLADAEINFKFE; the protein is encoded by the coding sequence ATGAAGATAATTGAAACACCTATCACGGGTCTCCTAATTATAGAGCCTCGGGTTTTTGCTGATGAGCGGGGATATTTTTTTGAAAGTTTCAGCGCAACCAAATTTGCCGAAAATGGATTGATTTCTGATTTTGTGCAGGATAATGAATCGAAATCGCATTACGGCGTTATTCGTGGGTTACATTACCAGCTTGCACCGTATGCTCAGACAAAACTGATACGCGTTGTGCGTGGCACTGTTTATGATGTTGCAGTTGATTTGCGTGCCGGTTCACCTACTTTTGGTCGATGGTATGGGGTAATTGTAAGTGCCAGCAATAAAAGGCAATTCTATATCCCCAAAGGATTTGCACACGGCTTTTCAGTATTGAGCGAATATGCCATCTTCTCCTATAAATGTGATGAGTTTTACAATCCTAAGGCCGAGCGCGGTATCCGTTTCGATGATCCGGCATTGAATATTGATTGGAGACTTCCGGCAGAATTAGGCGTGATTTCTGAAAAAGATAAAATACATCCTTTTTTGGCTGATGCCGAAATCAATTTTAAATTTGAATAA
- the rfbA gene encoding glucose-1-phosphate thymidylyltransferase RfbA: MKGIILAGGSGTRLYPITKSISKQIIPIYDKPMIYYPLSVLMLAGIREILIISTPKDIHLYKDLLEDGSQLGIKLEYAIQPSPDGLAQAFTIGEKFIGEDSVCMVLGDNIFYGYNFSSILEEAAALKDGAIVFGYYVNDPERYGVAEFDETGKVLSIEEKPENPKSNYAVTGLYFYSNDVVKKAFALKPSKRGELEITDLNRVYLEEGRLNMKLLGRGFAWLDTGTHESLMQASNFIHTIEERQGLKVSCIEEIAFLKGYITKEQLLKLAEPLRKNQYGEYLIKLANRKVLSF, from the coding sequence ATGAAAGGAATCATCCTTGCAGGTGGATCAGGCACTCGTTTGTATCCTATAACAAAAAGTATTTCGAAGCAAATTATCCCGATTTACGATAAACCAATGATTTACTATCCGTTGTCGGTTTTAATGTTGGCCGGAATTCGTGAAATTCTCATTATCTCAACACCAAAAGATATTCATTTGTATAAGGATTTGCTGGAAGATGGAAGCCAATTGGGTATAAAACTCGAATATGCTATTCAACCTTCGCCCGATGGGTTGGCACAGGCTTTTACGATTGGCGAGAAATTTATTGGCGAGGATTCAGTTTGTATGGTTTTGGGCGACAACATATTCTACGGATATAATTTTAGTTCAATTCTTGAAGAGGCAGCGGCTTTAAAAGATGGGGCCATCGTGTTCGGGTACTACGTGAACGACCCGGAACGATACGGTGTTGCTGAGTTTGATGAAACCGGTAAGGTGTTGTCGATCGAAGAAAAGCCTGAAAATCCGAAGTCAAATTATGCGGTTACCGGATTGTATTTTTATAGCAATGATGTGGTAAAAAAGGCATTTGCATTAAAACCTTCGAAAAGAGGTGAATTAGAGATAACCGATCTGAACCGGGTTTATTTGGAAGAAGGACGTTTAAATATGAAATTACTCGGGCGAGGTTTTGCCTGGCTCGACACCGGTACCCATGAAAGCTTGATGCAGGCTTCAAATTTTATTCATACCATCGAAGAACGGCAGGGATTGAAAGTGTCGTGTATTGAAGAAATTGCTTTTCTGAAAGGATATATTACTAAAGAACAGTTACTTAAATTGGCTGAGCCTCTAAGGAAAAATCAATATGGAGAATATTTGATAAAACTGGCCAACCGGAAAGTTTTATCGTTTTAA
- the rpsA gene encoding 30S ribosomal protein S1, whose amino-acid sequence MVENNSENLDPKVELEQQETVETQAVAVEEAVAPVEVAEEVEAAKEEVVAQAEEKAAEFAEPVVIPVEKKAKAPKVVVAEPADFDWDALEEEDKGFSGRTKKDLETLYEKTLTTVQEKEVVEGRVISMNKREVVVDIGYKSDGIVSLNEFRYNPELKPKDLVEVYIESLEDLKGQMILSHKKARALRSWDRVNEALDRDEVIKGYIKCRTKGGMIVDVFGIEAFLPGSQIDVKPIRDYDMYVGKTMEFKVVKINHEFRNVVVSHKALIEAELELQKKEIISKLEKGQVLEGTVKNITSYGVFIDLGGVDGLIHITDLSWGRITHPNEIVELDQKLNVVILDFDDDKKRIALGLKQLTPHPWDSLGAELKVGDSVKGKVVVMADYGAFVEIAAGVEGLIHVSEMSWSQHLRSAQDFLKVGDEIEAQILTLDRDERKMSLGIKQLKSDPWQEIDTVFGVGTKHKATVRNFTNFGVFVEIQEGVDGLIHISDLSWTKKIKHPSEFTSIGSEIDVVVLDIDKDNRRLSLGHKQLEENPWDVFETIFSVDSIHEGTVVELFDKGATIALPYGVEGFATPRHLVKEDGSQAQLEEKMEFKVIEFSKAAKRIILSHSRVFEDEKKAEETAKRKTQAKATTKAVKQVKETNSAEKTTLGDISELAALRSQMEADEQKEN is encoded by the coding sequence ATGGTAGAAAACAATTCAGAGAACCTTGATCCAAAGGTTGAACTCGAACAACAGGAAACTGTTGAAACACAAGCAGTAGCAGTTGAAGAAGCTGTTGCTCCAGTAGAAGTGGCTGAAGAAGTAGAAGCTGCAAAAGAAGAAGTTGTTGCTCAGGCTGAAGAAAAAGCAGCAGAATTTGCTGAGCCTGTAGTTATTCCAGTAGAAAAAAAGGCAAAAGCGCCTAAAGTTGTTGTTGCAGAACCGGCTGATTTTGACTGGGATGCTTTGGAAGAAGAAGACAAAGGTTTTAGTGGAAGAACAAAAAAAGATCTTGAAACTCTTTATGAAAAAACCCTGACAACTGTTCAGGAAAAAGAAGTGGTTGAAGGACGCGTTATTTCAATGAACAAACGTGAAGTTGTTGTTGACATCGGTTACAAATCAGATGGTATCGTCAGCTTAAACGAATTCCGTTACAACCCAGAATTAAAACCAAAAGATTTAGTTGAAGTTTACATCGAAAGCCTTGAAGATTTAAAAGGCCAGATGATCCTTTCTCACAAAAAAGCAAGAGCATTACGCTCATGGGATCGTGTAAACGAAGCTCTTGACAGAGATGAAGTAATCAAAGGTTACATCAAATGTCGTACTAAAGGCGGTATGATTGTAGATGTATTCGGAATCGAAGCATTCCTTCCAGGTTCACAAATCGATGTGAAACCAATTCGCGATTACGACATGTATGTTGGCAAAACAATGGAATTCAAAGTGGTTAAAATCAATCACGAATTCCGTAACGTAGTAGTTTCCCACAAAGCATTAATCGAGGCTGAACTCGAACTGCAGAAAAAAGAAATTATCTCTAAACTTGAAAAAGGACAAGTACTTGAAGGTACTGTTAAAAATATCACCTCATACGGTGTATTTATCGACCTTGGTGGCGTAGATGGATTAATCCATATTACTGACCTTTCTTGGGGCCGTATTACTCATCCAAACGAAATCGTTGAATTGGATCAGAAATTGAATGTTGTAATTCTTGACTTCGATGATGACAAAAAACGTATCGCTCTTGGATTGAAACAATTAACTCCTCACCCATGGGATAGCCTTGGCGCTGAATTGAAAGTTGGGGATTCGGTTAAAGGTAAAGTAGTGGTTATGGCCGACTACGGTGCATTTGTTGAAATCGCTGCCGGCGTTGAAGGTTTGATCCACGTTTCTGAAATGTCATGGTCACAGCACCTACGCAGCGCTCAGGACTTCCTGAAAGTTGGCGACGAAATCGAAGCTCAGATCTTAACATTAGACCGCGACGAACGCAAAATGTCATTGGGCATCAAACAATTGAAATCTGATCCATGGCAGGAAATCGACACTGTATTTGGTGTTGGAACAAAACACAAAGCAACCGTTCGCAACTTCACCAATTTCGGCGTATTCGTTGAAATTCAGGAAGGCGTTGACGGCTTGATCCACATTTCAGATTTAAGCTGGACTAAGAAAATCAAACATCCATCTGAATTCACTTCAATCGGTTCTGAAATTGATGTTGTTGTTTTGGACATCGACAAAGACAACCGTCGTTTGAGCTTAGGCCACAAACAATTGGAAGAAAATCCATGGGATGTATTTGAAACTATTTTCTCAGTTGATTCAATTCACGAAGGAACCGTTGTTGAATTATTCGACAAAGGTGCAACTATCGCTCTTCCTTATGGTGTTGAAGGTTTTGCCACTCCACGTCACTTGGTAAAAGAAGACGGAAGTCAGGCTCAGCTCGAAGAAAAAATGGAATTCAAAGTCATTGAATTCTCTAAAGCTGCTAAACGCATCATCCTTTCTCATTCAAGAGTATTCGAAGATGAGAAAAAAGCTGAAGAAACAGCAAAACGGAAAACTCAGGCTAAAGCTACAACTAAAGCCGTAAAACAAGTGAAAGAAACCAATAGTGCTGAAAAGACTACACTTGGAGATATTTCTGAATTGGCTGCTTTGAGATCTCAAATGGAAGCCGACGAGCAGAAAGAAAATTAG